Within Spinacia oleracea cultivar Varoflay chromosome 4, BTI_SOV_V1, whole genome shotgun sequence, the genomic segment AGCTGATTGAAGTGCAGATCCAGAACCCCTAGTAAAGAAGAAAGCTCCTCTAAGTCCATATCATGTGGTGGCCTACGAAAATGTAATCCCAGCCATTATCACCATAGAAATAGACATTTGGGCATTGTGTAGTGAAAACAACTGGAATAATCGAGGGAATTAAACATATAAAGGTTGTTCTCCCCTCCAAAACATCTTTCCAAAAACGAACATAATAACCATCCCTACTCTGAACTTCActcaaggaaaaaaaaaagatagaaaACCTGAGAAATGAACTTCCAAGGACTACCATGCGTTACTGTAAAATCATTTTGACCATCCCACCCGCTTGGTTGCAAACCGTATTTTCTCTTATGACATGATGCCACAATGACTCGAAATCACGAGGAAAACACCACAACCACTTTCTGACCAGAGCAATATTtttaagttgggaaaatatttcaGTTTTGGAGTATTCACAATTATTTCTCCttccaaaaatatataaattataataatttaattttgatgattCTTTGTTCATTGGTCACCATCTCACCATTGTGCTATGACTGATATTATAAGCGGAAAGATTAAAAGTTTTCCACCAATTACTTTAGACACTTCCTCAAAATTTTATAGGACACAAAAGAAGGTAATAGTATTTCAGATTTTGTAATTTAGGCAGTTCTGTGGACCTTGCTGTTAACAACAGCACTACTAGGATTGTCAGGACAAGATGAACAAATCTAATCTTTTTTGGGTAGAAACATACTCCGTAATCATTTGAATTTTGGTTTTTCTTAAGCCCAACGATATTTAAGGATTTATATTCGTGTAACAAATCTAATCTTTTGGTCATTGTTTCTTAGGAGACATCCATAGATTGGATGATCTAATTCACACCAATTCACCAAGGCCCCAACTGATAAAACAAATAACAACATATACCTGGTCAAAATAAATAGCTTTTGCAAGCAAGCCAAGGAAAATCTGAAACAATGAGAAGGCAGAAGTTCCACAGTCTCCACAGGTAAAGAGCATGTGCGCGATGCACAACGGTCCAAAGTGGAAACTAATCTCTGCAGAATCTAGAAAATTAAGAATAAGCATCAGTTAGTAAAGTACTCAAGGAGTTTATGATCGAAGGGAAATCTACCAAACATGTTTGCTGGGGAAATTTTCTTGACAGTCATTTATAAATTACTGGTAAAAAGTTATACAGAATCAGAAAGAAAATTACATCAGAAGGAGCATCGATTTGTGACTTGAGAATCTTGTCGCCAAGTATAGTTAAAAAGGCCATATCTACTGATATATCAGCCTTGAGTGCAACAGTAGACAGAACATTGGAAGGAAGAGCACGTCCGCAGTATCCCACAAGAAATATTTCAAAAACATCAGCCACTTCTTTCCAAATGCGGTTTCTTGCAGATCTACTATTACATGGATGAGTTTCATCTTTCTGGGACAATCGAACAATGTCACTCACAAGAATACGGTTGAAACCTTCAACAGCTAGCCTCCAAACAACACCATCTGCACTGTCTCTTCTTGTTGTCATGCACCTagcaaatttatttttatttttaaaaaggtTAAACCACAAGGAAAATCAATGCTCTGCATCACTGAATGTGTGATTGACGCACATTAGACATAGCTTGCAGCAGAGCCCATAGTAATTGAAAAATGAGAAAACGAGACAAAACTACACAAAGCCAAGGAAAATTCATCATTCAATTGGCATCCGTGCCAGGAAAAAAAAGTGATGCTCTCATTTCAGGCAAAATCCCAAGATCTAACATGGTTTGGGTCACTTCAAGAGAgaaatcattttttttaaatgctACCATTCAAGAGTTAAGACCTGAAGCAACTACCTTAAACACATATTCATCACCATCATGAAATACCTACTGATTCCTCTACATCATactagagagagaaaaacacAAGTACTCTCAAAATGTTTTACACACAGAATTTGTTTCACCCTATCACCTTTCGCACACAGTACCTTGTATTTTTCTAcaagtaaaaaaatatatatatatataatggaCACCAAAGAGTGTCACCTATATACAAAAGGAGGGctaaaagagaaaataaaaaattcatgcCCTCGAGCTATTATGAAGCAACTCATCAACAAGTCAAAAAATATCAAGTATCACCCAGCACCTAACTCGTGACTGCAGCAATGCAAAAACCTAAAAAAGAAACTCCAGTCATATACCAAGGGGATGTCACACAATATCTAACATCCTAGGGAAGTTACCTATTTGTACGTCAATGGTTAACCAAGCCTCCCTCACCCCCAAGGCTCGCTGCTGATTCCAGACAATCTCACAAGTTCTTGATTTGCGGAAAGCTTCCTCCTCACGTTGGTGATATTTCTCAGACCCCAAAAAATTGTCAGTCTTTTCAAATACTCCTTATGTCCCTTGATATTTTGTTCATGTACAGACCAAAGATACTCCTCTATCATGCTCGCAAGTTTAATTCAAAGCATGCATTAGTGCTTATTGCATTGTCACAGATGCCCATTTCTTTATGCATTGAAGACCAACCTGAACTCcagtattttaaattaaaacggAGTTCCTCAATGATTTATCTCAAAATCAAGGTAGACTTATTCCTAACACAGAGATTCAATGTAAATGCCTAAATGGTATGCTGCAAATTATCCAATTCAGGTTGAAACTAGAAGTGTTTATCTTGCTTCTCGAGAGAAGACTTCATAATTCCAAAATCAGGAAAaatgaaatcaagcatagccCTTGAAACTCATTTACTCAAAACCCTTGCCAAGTAACAATCAACCTTTATGCTAAGATAAGAGTTCAATTACTTATCTAGGAAGTGTTTTCATTTAGGTTCCCAATACAAGACATCACTTTCAGATTCCAGTCTACGTAGCACCATGCATTAGAGTAATAAAAATAGAGATACAAATTGATAAATCAGTAACCTTCAAAGtactacaagtctacaactaATCAAAGCTTGTAATGGAAAATCAAACATTTTATATCATGTTATACCTTCCTAAAGCTTGAATGACTTCAGGATATATAATATACTTTTCAGAGTCTGGAGCTCGCAAGAAGAGATCAACAAACACGGGGATAAGCTTTTCAGAAAATATGCTGCATTGGATGCCAGATATCGAAGTCGAAATAATTTCAGATTCAACTGGATCTCCCGCCAACCTTGGAGATGTAGACGTCACACCATTAGTGGTTTCTTTCTTTCCCCATTTATCAACTTATGTAgtagaaaaataaaacaaaaaaaagtatgTTAATTTACATTTCCTCCTATTGAAACAAATTCTAAACATTAACCAAATTGCTACAACGATACCTTGGGTAGAGTCTGTTTCCCCAACTTGCTTGGCATCTCCTCTGTGTTCTAAGGCAAGAGGAGCTCTAGGAAGATATTTCAAAATCGACTGAAGAAAAAGGGACCACATAGAACAGAGATGCTCCGATGGACATAGAAGTGGTAAGATTTCTAGCATAGTACGTTGCAAAGGGGGAATGGATCCCTGAAAATAGGTATTTATGAACATATTCAGTCAGAACTATACATGTACTCAAGGGTGGAGGCACATTTAGAGTCATGGGTACAACTGTAGAAGTAACCTGCTTACAATAGGGAAGAACTGCTGGAAAACGACTACTTCTATGGGCCAATTAATCAGATAAGTACACAAGGTAGCAACCCCTTGCCACATTAGTATAAAAGCTGTCAATGGCTGTAAATAGGTATAATAAAGTACAActcacaacatacaaacaattttCCCCAGAGAAAATATGTTTTCCTTCACTTCTATTTCCCCATTTTTCTTCCAGCTTATTTGCATATATATACATGTCTTACTATTCCCAATATCGTGATGGTTGGTTCATTGGTTGAAATAAAGGTAAAAAAGTTGCCAATTTGGATTGGAAATTGCTAATTGAGAAAAAAAATCGAGCAGGGATTCAGCAATGTTATTCAGCTTGTTCCCCTGTCATTTTTTAGGCTGAATATTCAACAATTTGGGTGGTTAACTGGTTATGGCTTCATCGAATCAGAACCATCAATTTTCACCTTTCTCCAATACCAACTAACAGGACACTGGGAAACAAATGATATACATTAACAAATATATTGAACAAAAAATGAGggagaaaaaaaagaagagaagaaCACGCACTAACTCCAACAAACAATATTGCCAATTGTAATAATTCTGTCGACCATTTCTATACCAACGTGGTAAAAGGGTATTACTTTTATACCAATATGGCTCTCTTCATATCGTATGGTATTATATCAAATAGAAAGTTGAAAAACACACTTAACAATATTCGGTAGCAATTAAACATGGctttaattttctaaaaaaaaatgtttcgAGTTGTATGCCTTCTCCTTGTTACCCATATCTGACGTAGAGGGTGGAGCCAcacaagaataagaaattatATTTTAGAATCTTAGACCGCTATCTTCAAAGTTATATAGACTTCTACTTTCTACTTCAAGTATAGTCTAGAATTATATTTTAGACCGCTATCTTCAAAGTTATATAGACTTCTACTTTCTACTTCGGATGAAGTACTCGCTACCTTCTCCATCCCACGTCCTAAACTTCATAATTTCACTTTTTACAGTTTTCAAATCACATTTTTAACTGAAAGGTCTCAATCAATGGAAATTTTGAACTAGGGGGTGCCTGCATAAAATGAAAAGTTATATTGGTTTCACACTAAGATGAATCACATTTCAAACTAAAATATAACTTACAGCATCAGCTGCAGCGTTGCTGATTGTCGTTGTTGCCTGAATTGCCACATGCACTACTTCTAGCAGCTGCTTGTACATATCGATGTCAAACCCCTGTTGTGATTGAGCAAACAATTCTCCTGAGGAAAGAGAAAAGGCCACAAAAACAGAAAGCAAGATAAATATCACTCGAGTTTTATTGATCCTCACAAAAGTCAGAAGGGGTGGGGGAGGAATGTTAGAAAAGCAGCACACAAAGATTACCAAGCCCATGCAATATCTCCTGCTTCACCCTATCAATTGCTTTATCTCTGCGGCTTGGTGATTCTAGAAGGAAATGCTCATAAACATCAAGTACTGATTTAAGGTAAGCCATAGGCAAGTTTCCCTGATTCAAACAAATACAATTTTCAGAATGCCTGAgaatatttattaataaataaataaacacttGAGGACAAATAATCACCTTAACAGAATGAGTTAGAATAGTCGTTTGCAAACAGTTGATTGCAGCAAGTGCGACTTCTTTGCTACCATTTACGATACTACTTTTAACAAATTCAATCAATGTTTGCCATCCTGCAACAAAAAAACTTTTGATCATTTCCTCGTTATGCAAATGATAGAAGTTTTTAACAACCATCTTCGTCAAAGGCACTCCTGATGGTATTGTAAGATCGTGGTCATAGTACTCATAGTAGTATGGTAAAATTGGAACTTTGACCACAACCATAAGCTTATGTGTTATAAATCTCCAGAACTAACAATGTGTAGCTCAACAACAAGACTCACCAGACCAGAAATTGCTCAAAGTTCTTAGATAGGGAAAGAAAGAGCGTAAGAGGCGAGCTATCCCAGCAAGGACAACAACAAGTGTTTCATCCCACTGTTTCTGAGCCGTGTTACGACTGCACAAGTTAACAACTCTTTCAACACTTACAAAGCAGGCAAGTTCAAAAGCAGATAGCATCTTTCAGAAGGATCAAAATAACATGGTTAAACAATTACCTGTGATGTATAAGCATGTGAACTGCCTTTCCACCTTGTGTTCCTAGCTCTTTGCCATGCCATTCATCTCTGGATGAGGTAGCGGCCTACAGGTGATAAAAGTGTCATCTATCAGGAAAGTTTTTCAGTACGATTCCTCTGTACAGAGAAAGGTATTCACAAAATACCATGTGAGAAGCACGATCTAGTGAAGGGAAAACATAGTTCCAAAGACAGTCCTCCCACATGCTCGTTGAAAGCTTTTGTCCATGAGTTCCAAGGGTTTGAAAAAGGGTACGGATTGCTGAATTTCTCACCTGTTAAAGACAGTAGTTAGGAATATGACATGCAAACGGAAAAGGTATATTCACAAACATCCAAAGTGATACTACGGTACACGGATAAGACATGTTCAAATGAATTCAGAGATAGATTACTACTAGTTTGTCTATTTTTTCCCTTTTGGTTGGTTATAAGAAAATTTACGGGGAACTATCGATTTGTACAACTTTTTGTAAACAAAACCTAATTACAAGTTTTTTATCTGGTAATTGAAGGAAATCATCAATGGATCCGTCCAAGGGGTCCACTTCAATGCTTCCCCATTAATTTACTATGTTACCCATCATTTGTTGGTTGCATTAACCAAAGCCCCACACTCACCAGCGGATCTAGGGGTCCTAGTCTACCTGGGCCCTGACCCGCCCAATCAAAAAAATTATACTTAGTTATATATGCATAAGGAGCATTAAGTAAGTTTGAGTCATCTGATTTCTCCGTGCTACTAATTGGAATTGTCTGGAGGTTTGTCATGTCTTGTCACAAGTTTAATTCCTGCCGCAGTTCTCAACTTTTTCCTTTACTTTTCACCTTTGCCAATAATAATCCTTTCACGTTGCTATCCTTCTTTTTCGATTATTGCCATTATACTCCTatcatatttttgttttttagtcAAATGCTGTAATTCTTCTACCCATATAAGACATTCTCTCATTTATTGGTTTTCCTTCTAACAGTtactatttaattttaattgataaTTTTTACATCTTCCGCTtgtatacaaataaataataaagctAGGGAATCTGAACAAACCTAATAAACAATCAGTTATTTTCTATATTTATACTCCGTACATCTTtataaatgtatttaatgtgcCTTTATGTACAACCACTTTATAAATTTAATGTTTGTGCAAGTAAACTATCCGGCCCGCCCAATAAAAATATTCTGGGTCCACCACTGCCCACATGCAACACTCTCTCCCGCCCACCTTGGTCTTTGATATACAGTATTACAGTAATTGCAACCAACAAAGAGGAACAGAGTTTATCACATCTTAACTACAAAAAACTGAAGGTAAGCCAACGGGGAAAGGCAGTGCTGACAGATTTTCCGCAGTATAGACTATAGAGGCAAAAtgtagaaaaataaaaacaaggaGGAATAACAAAGAAAATGAACAAAATAAGAAGAGAATACAGCGACACACTgacactattaaaaaaaaaatatcactatcattaccccattgcctcaaagaggctcccgcaagaagcggggtaagggggggtcggacgtacgcaaccttacccctgcaattgcagagaggttgtttccaattgaccccaaaaaaaattatatatacaaataaaatattatatgaCCAAGTGGTTTGTAGACATAAATGAACTGAACCATTTGAACGCTATGGTGTACGCTTCGTACGGACTTCCTCAATAAGCAATGAGATTGTCAGATGGCTAGATTTGCTAATGTTCCTCTTAAAACAGTCTACCAACTTTGGCTTCCAAGGTATGCTGTTCTGTTCAGAAACAAGTTACAAGTAGTGATAATGTGTGTAGAGAAATTGTATTTAGAGCCTCCTGTAGGAACTCCACCAAGATAAATGATAAACTTTCAGCTTAAAGTTTCTCTGAAACCAAAGAGTTCCTAGGTCAAATCCATCCTAAAAGTTGTGGTACTAGGAATACTGATGGTTACccaataaaaaaaaggaaaggtTGTTTTCTTGATAAAGTTCATTGGATagccgtaaaaaaaaaaattgaattggtCATGTCCTTCAGCATAAATCAACAAGCATTGACTAAAATTTTCGAAATGGTACTCAAAAATCACGTGTATTGGTCAGGTCGGGAAATAGATTCTATGTATGTAACGTGACATGGACTGTAGCTCTCTATCACTCCGGTTTTACGATTCACACGAACAATGTATTTCCAGGATATTCTTTTGGACATAAAAAGGAACTGAAGGACACTGTTACATCAGATGTTTGCTTAGTCTGATTTTTAATACTAGCTTTCTGTACTCTATAGCGAAATGTTGATAACACAAAATGTTTACCTTTGATTCATTTGCCTCTATTGTAGAACGAAAACATACTAGggaaaacaacattttaaaaaGTACATATCTTTAACATATAACAAAGGCATTAATAAAAAACAATCCACGGCTAAGAGGACCAGAAGTCCCCAATATATGGGCATAAGGAGATGAATAAACTTCAATACCTCAGGTCTCTCATCTGCTCCAAGAGTTTGAAGCAATGAGAAAATAGAAATCAGCAGCTTGTCTCGTTCAACCACATTAAAAATGGAAGCTTGGCTGTCAACTTTGGTTGAATCGGTTGTAACTTCTTCCCTCTTCTCACTATCTGCTTTCTCTGAAATTGAAGCAAGCAGCTTATTGCATGTAATAGAAGCTTAGTGCACTAACATCCACAGCAGCCTAGTATTTTGAGATCAAAAATTCGCATACCACTTTGTCCGCTACTCAAACGAATGTGTCCTTTTGCAATAAAATCAGTTGTAGTCCACAAGAGACCGATTGCAGTCAGGCTTATGTTCAACTCGGTCTGCTGAGCACTATAGGCTCCAGTAACATCAATACATCTGTAATTTTAATACAGCAAACAATCAGCAGTGGCTAAATGCATCACAAAAACTATTTCAGGGCTCTAAAGACAACAAAAATTGTTGCAAAGCACTTCACAGTATCAGCAAGCAAATGGCCAAATTGTTATGTGCTACAACAGGCTTGTTGAAAATAAGAACAATATAGAGGAAGGTAAAGAAAGAGTATGTAATCGGAactgttgaaaaaaaaattgctttTAGTTTATTAGTTTTGAGAGAGAATCAAGCCTCTAGAAGCTTAAGTTAACTTCATATTCTGTAATTCCAAGTTTTCAATCAAAATATTGATCTTCTTTCCTAAATCTCCATCTTCAAATATCCGGTCTATTACAGAGAGAAGCTTACACTTGAAGGCAATCCACAGGTATAGTTGAGAGTCCATCATTCATAATGACACGAAGGCTCTGCATAACCAAGGAAGATTGggtcaaaaacaaaataaactcCAATTACTAGCAGATAGACCAATATCATTCCATAGATATCCCCTGAGACAGGATGAAATAGGGAGAGAATTTAAATCATCTAAGGCTGTTATCATCATTGTATTTCATCACTTGCTAAAGTTTACTTCTTTTGTGAATTGACAACATAGTCAGTTAGACACTCCATTGATGGTGCAAGATACATCGCGATAAACCAAGACAGCTAAATCATACTCAAGACATAGCCACAGAAAATTCAGGTCAGATAATCAACTTATCAACGGGAACATGCATTTACTTAAAAAGACACTCTTTCAGAGACTAGAATGATAAGTGAGACAATACCAAACAAAGCTAAACCAACAAGTAAATTATACTCTAAGACATAGCCACAGAGAATTCAGGTCGGATGATCAACTTATCAACGGGAACATGTATTTACTTAAATTCACTTTAAAAAAAACTAGAACGATAAGTGAGACAATACCAAACAAAGCACGTggcaaaaattaaaaaagattAAATTTCAAACCTGGAATCCCAATGTAATTAAATCCTTCTCAGCTGCACAGGCAACAGACCTTAATGGTGAAGAAAAAATAAAGAATTTAGCATTAGAAATGGAAGATATAAATACTAGGAAGTGATTTAACAGAAAGCAGAGAGGCATGCCTTAACATCTCAAGTATGTCCTGCCAGCTATCATGTAGTTTTTCTCCATGCCTCTGAAAACAGTGGCAGAATAAATAAGAGAAAAGCAACTAAAGCAAGAAAACAGTCACGACAACATCCAAACAGCATCTCACATTACCTCCAAAGCATGAAGAAGAATCCTCAGAGATCTAGAGCGAACATCAAAACTCTGAGTAGAATAGTACAGTACCCTCAAGGGTGATATGACGGCACGTTCAAGTGATCTTAGTTCTGTAGATGCATTTTTTATCTGCTTAAAGAACATAAGAAAACGTTATTCTCACTTCCAATCGAGTCCAGTTAGATGTCGAATGGGACTCACATGTTGAGTGTCTGTAAAAGATCCTGATGTTACACGATCATGAAACTGATCAGAACCCAGAACAGCACAAATTGACCTATCTAACGCATCCAATGCCATGCTTCTCAAATGTTGATTAGAGTTCTCAGCAAGCTGCAAACAAGACATGCTATCAGAAATCCATACAGACCAGCAGAAGCAATGGCCCACAGACGAAGCATTACCTCAAGGAAATGGCCTACAACTGGATCCCACAGAGGCTCCACTCCTTCAACAAAGAATCAAGTTTAGATTAAAACGTACTATAATCCAAGCACCATAAGAATATGCAACTATACAGCATGCAACAGACCACGGATAACGTTGGAGTCAGAATAAACCAAGTTTCATCAGGGCAATCGCAATAACTTATTAACTGATATAATTATGGTTTCTAGATGCTATTTGAATTTTTAGGTTTCTTAGTTAGTTTAAAATGAACTGTGGAAGGTGCAAGTCAATTGGAGTTTCACTCTTTTATCTCCCGACAGTCTCTATAGTCTATAGGGATCTTCTTCTTGAACATTCACATTTGCTCTTCTATAATGTTTTCTGAAAGGCCCTATGTTAgcagttactccctccgtcccagaatactcTTCACGTTTTCCTTTTTCATATGTCCCGTAATACTTTAAGAATGACCCCCCAATATCTTAATACCCCACTACTGTTAAGTTTGGTCCCTATACAATCTCTCATTCAAcaaaaagaagaataagaatAGATAAACAACCACTAATCACCAATGCAACAGCGAGTGACGGGAGGTTTTTCGGGACAGAGGGAATAGTAAGTATTTAATAACGGTTATACCTTCAAGTTTCCAGATAACATTGTCTATGTGGTTGCATCAGAGAGGCAGAGTGATCAAACATTAGAAAAGCATGCAGCATTGACAGAAAAAACAGAAACAGAAAGCATGAAATGGCATCAGGAAACACAAAGGCAAGGCCCATTGAACCACAATATACCCTTTCAAAAGAACATGAGTACTAAATTTTCCATATTTAAATACCCTGGGAATGCAACAAAACTAATTTAGGATGTCAATCAACCAGACCTTTGACACAAACATCATACTTAAGATTTATAGCCCAACTAAATAACTCCATCATAACCTTAGCTCAGGACCTCAGGCATGCTGAATTGAACTTAACGAGCTTGATAGAAGTGCTGACGCTCTTAGCATAACCTGCTAGCATCTGAAAGACCAGGATTTGGTGTGCTAATATGACCCAAATCGAGAAATTTGAGGTAGAGGGTGGATGTTAAAGTCTATACAGGTTATGAAGATCGACTTCATGAAATAGAAAGAAAGTCGATTCAAGAAAATATCAATAAGGTAATCATGGAGTAGATGGCCTTGGTGGAAAAATTAGAGGAGAAAAGTATATCAGATGGATACTTTTGGAGTAAGGCACTGTCTATAAATATTTAAAGAGAAGCCATGGATGGCTCTTCAACCTCTCATTATGGATACTGCCTTCCTCTTCCCTTTCCTCTTCGACCTCATAGTAAGTGTAGTACTGTCCTTGTATTTTCTTTGGTTCAC encodes:
- the LOC110801075 gene encoding uncharacterized protein isoform X5 encodes the protein MRKVRLKLSEFVSGFLKVIVPQIVYRILQRLPLDKQWPWFLTMWPLQNRFLLGNLVLEVKSIDLDQVLLPEMLAAASIVQTGVTPITRESLTKAGTVGLRLLEDVTALAAGGSATWLRISSVQRSFALDILEFVLSNYVAIFRTLVPYEQVLRHKICSLLMTSLRINAELEGEAGEAFFRRLLLRSVAHIIRLYSSFLITESEVFLSMLVRVTTLDLPLWHHILVLEILRGFCVEVRTMRVLFQNFDMNLSNTNVVENIVKALARVVSSLQLVVKVQDTSEESLAAVAGMFSSKAKGIEWILDNDASNAAVLVASEAHAITLAIEGLLGVVFTIATLTDEAVDTGELESPRCESDPPAKLNGKTAFLCYSMVDSLWLTILDTLSLILARSQGEAIVLEILKGYQAFTQACGVLRAIEPLNSFLASLCKFTINIPSEIEKKSSVQSPGSKRTEHLADQRDSVILTPKNVQALRTLFNIAHRLHNVLGPSWVLVLETLAALDRTIHSPHASTQEVSTTVTRLSRESSGHYSDFNILSSLNSQLFESSAFMHISAVKSLVSALCQLSQQSLPGISGSSPSTSSQKIGSISFSVERMISILVSNVHRVEPLWDPVVGHFLELAENSNQHLRSMALDALDRSICAVLGSDQFHDRVTSGSFTDTQHIKNASTELRSLERAVISPLRVLYYSTQSFDVRSRSLRILLHALERHGEKLHDSWQDILEMLRSVACAAEKDLITLGFQSLRVIMNDGLSTIPVDCLQVCIDVTGAYSAQQTELNISLTAIGLLWTTTDFIAKGHIRLSSGQSEKADSEKREEVTTDSTKVDSQASIFNVVERDKLLISIFSLLQTLGADERPEVRNSAIRTLFQTLGTHGQKLSTSMWEDCLWNYVFPSLDRASHMAATSSRDEWHGKELGTQGGKAVHMLIHHSRNTAQKQWDETLVVVLAGIARLLRSFFPYLRTLSNFWSGWQTLIEFVKSSIVNGSKEVALAAINCLQTTILTHSVKGNLPMAYLKSVLDVYEHFLLESPSRRDKAIDRVKQEILHGLGELFAQSQQGFDIDMYKQLLEVVHVAIQATTTISNAAADAGSIPPLQRTMLEILPLLCPSEHLCSMWSLFLQSILKYLPRAPLALEHRGDAKQVGETDSTQVDKWGKKETTNGVTSTSPRLAGDPVESEIISTSISGIQCSIFSEKLIPVFVDLFLRAPDSEKYIIYPEVIQALGRCMTTRRDSADGVVWRLAVEGFNRILVSDIVRLSQKDETHPCNSRSARNRIWKEVADVFEIFLVGYCGRALPSNVLSTVALKADISVDMAFLTILGDKILKSQIDAPSDILQRLVSTLDRCASRTCSLPVETVELLPSHCFRFSLACLQKLFILTSSKAEVSDWNATRSEVSKIAIMVLMERCEHIFNRLLIDEADLGERPFPSARLEEVLFVLEELAHLTIHPDASSILPLHPHLKHGITTEGNHDGRAHLLVLHPSLCELVISREPRVRELVQVLLRFVSEILGLQKLTRSGKS
- the LOC110801075 gene encoding uncharacterized protein isoform X4, producing MRKVRLKLSEFVSGFLKVIVPQIVYRILQRLPLDKQWPWFLTMWPLQNRFLLGNLVLEVKSIDLDQVLLPEMLAAASIVQSTEYDTVAGVTPITRESLTKAGTVGLRLLEDVTALAAGGSATWLRISSVQRSFALDILEFVLSNYVAIFRTLVPYEQVLRHKICSLLMTSLRINAELEGEAGEAFFRRLLLRSVAHIIRLYSSFLITESEVFLSMLVRVTTLDLPLWHHILVLEILRGFCVEVRTMRVLFQNFDMNLSNTNVVENIVKALARVVSSLQLVVKVQDTSEESLAAVAGMFSSKAKGIEWILDNDASNAAVLVASEAHAITLAIEGLLGVVFTIATLTDEAVDTGELESPRCESDPPAKLNGKTAFLCYSMVDSLWLTILDTLSLILARSQGEAIVLEILKGYQAFTQACGVLRAIEPLNSFLASLCKFTINIPSEIEKKSSVQSPGSKRTEHLADQRDSVILTPKNVQALRTLFNIAHRLHNVLGPSWVLVLETLAALDRTIHSPHASTQEVSTTVTRLSRESSGHYSDFNILSSLNSQLFESSAFMHISAVKSLVSALCQLSQQSLPGISGSSPSTSSQKIGSISFSVERMISILVSNVHRVEPLWDPVVGHFLELAENSNQHLRSMALDALDRSICAVLGSDQFHDRVTSGSFTDTQHIKNASTELRSLERAVISPLRVLYYSTQSFDVRSRSLRILLHALERHGEKLHDSWQDILEMLRSVACAAEKDLITLGFQSLRVIMNDGLSTIPVDCLQVCIDVTGAYSAQQTELNISLTAIGLLWTTTDFIAKGHIRLSSGQSEKADSEKREEVTTDSTKVDSQASIFNVVERDKLLISIFSLLQTLGADERPEVRNSAIRTLFQTLGTHGQKLSTSMWEDCLWNYVFPSLDRASHMAATSSRDEWHGKELGTQGGKAVHMLIHHSRNTAQKQWDETLVVVLAGIARLLRSFFPYLRTLSNFWSGWQTLIEFVKSSIVNGSKEVALAAINCLQTTILTHSVKGNLPMAYLKSVLDVYEHFLLESPSRRDKAIDRVKQEILHGLGELFAQSQQGFDIDMYKQLLEVVHVAIQATTTISNAAADAGSIPPLQRTMLEILPLLCPSEHLCSMWSLFLQSILKYLPRAPLALEHRGDAKQVGETDSTQVDKWGKKETTNGVTSTSPRLAGDPVESEIISTSISGIQCSIFSEKLIPVFVDLFLRAPDSEKYIIYPEVIQALGRCMTTRRDSADGVVWRLAVEGFNRILVSDIVRLSQKDETHPCNSRSARNRIWKEVADVFEIFLVGYCGRALPSNVLSTVALKADISVDMAFLTILGDKILKSQIDAPSDILQRLVSTLDRCASRTCSLPVETVELLPSHCFRFSLACLQKLFILTSSKAEVSDWNATRSEVSKIAIMVLMERCEHIFNRLLIDEADLGERPFPSARLEEVLFVLEELAHLTIHPDASSILPLHPHLKHGITTEGNHDGRAHLLVLHPSLCELVISREPRVRELVQVLLRFVSEILGLQKLTRSGKS